Genomic window (Streptosporangium brasiliense):
CACCTCCTACTACCTCGGTGGCGTGCTGCCCAAGGGGTCCAAGGTCGTCCGAGTCGGCGCGCCCAAGGGGACCGAGTGCGACTGGTACGAGGACGGCTTCTGGTGCTGGACCCCCTACGCCCTTGAGGTGGGCGAGTACGACAGCATCAAGATCATGGTGAAGCTCGGCAAGAAGTCCAAGGGCACCGCCGAGGCCGTCCTCGGCGTCGACACCTACGACGAGCCGACCGGCGCGGACAACCTGAGCCGTGACGAGTACGAGCGTATGGGCATCAAGAGCTGGTACTTCGTGAAGAAGGTCAAGACCAGGATCACGCGCTAGCCGCACGCCGTGAGGGCCCCCGTCCTGCCCCAGGACGGGGGCTCTCCGCTCTCCGGACCCCGCGCGGGCCGCGGGACGGCGGACGCGCGGGGCACGGACCGCAGGCGTGCGGACAACCTCATATCCGTCCGGGCCCGGCACCGGGCAGGATCTGCCTATGACCACTTCCGGATACCGCACGGTCCATGACTGAGCTCAGGGTCGTCCTGGCCGAGGACCACTACCTGGTGCGGGAGGGCACCCGCAGGCTCCTGGAGACATCCGGGGAGATCAAGGTGGTGGCGGCCGTGGGCACCGCCGACGAACTGCTCGACGCCGCCCGGCGGCTCCGGCCCGACGTGGTGGTCACCGACATCCGGATGCCCGGCTCGGCCGGGCTCGTGCGCGCGGGCATGGAGGGGATCGACGCCGCGCACCGGATCCGGGGCGCCTCGCGGGACATCGGGGTCGTGGTGCTCTCCCAGTTCTCCGACGCGATGTTCGCGCTGGACCTGTTCAGGGACGGCACCGAGGGCCGGGCGTACCTGCTCAAGGACCGGGTCGGGGACATCGACGAGCTGCTCGGCGCGATCCGGTCGGTGGCCGCGGGCGGGTCGGTGATCGACCCCAAGGTCGTGGAGGGCCTGCTGGCCAAGCGCGGGGTGCGGGACAACCCACCGCCCGCCGAGCTGACCCCCAGGGAGCTGGACGTGCTGC
Coding sequences:
- a CDS encoding response regulator transcription factor, with the protein product MTELRVVLAEDHYLVREGTRRLLETSGEIKVVAAVGTADELLDAARRLRPDVVVTDIRMPGSAGLVRAGMEGIDAAHRIRGASRDIGVVVLSQFSDAMFALDLFRDGTEGRAYLLKDRVGDIDELLGAIRSVAAGGSVIDPKVVEGLLAKRGVRDNPPPAELTPRELDVLREMAHGLSNGGIARALHLSVSAIEKHVNSIFLKLALENSPDTHRRVAAVIAYLGPR